The proteins below come from a single Roseiflexus sp. RS-1 genomic window:
- a CDS encoding LysR family transcriptional regulator: MSFDLHRLRIFVAVARAGSFTRAAAQLHMAQPTVSQQIGALEDAVGAPLIERGPRRLRLTPAGEALLPYATRLALLADEALQATRTAAGVAAHTLRLGVGQTLATYLLPELLCRYRERAPHCHTRIVTGNSAALLEQVAEGSIEIALVGSPAAHPDVVVTPFMQDRLVVIVAPHDIWASREAVDLDELRDRPLLTREPGSALHATVERLLGSATLAGDTVIMLGETEAIKRSVEVGLGVALIQAIAVQREVALGRLRALALRGADDRRTYAWARRARQWLSPAAAALVALLGE; this comes from the coding sequence ATGTCCTTCGATCTTCACCGATTGCGCATTTTTGTGGCCGTAGCGCGGGCAGGAAGTTTCACGCGCGCGGCGGCGCAGTTGCACATGGCGCAACCGACCGTTTCGCAGCAGATCGGGGCGCTGGAAGATGCGGTCGGCGCACCGCTGATCGAACGCGGTCCTCGCCGCCTGCGGTTAACTCCGGCTGGCGAAGCGTTGTTGCCGTATGCCACGCGACTGGCGCTGCTGGCAGACGAGGCGCTCCAGGCGACACGCACGGCCGCTGGCGTTGCGGCGCACACCCTGCGGCTGGGCGTTGGTCAGACGCTGGCGACCTATCTGTTGCCGGAGTTGCTTTGCCGGTATCGGGAGCGCGCACCACACTGCCATACCCGCATCGTCACCGGTAACAGCGCCGCGTTGCTGGAACAGGTCGCCGAAGGCAGCATCGAGATCGCGCTGGTCGGTTCGCCAGCGGCGCACCCGGATGTGGTGGTGACGCCGTTCATGCAGGACCGACTGGTGGTGATTGTCGCGCCGCACGATATTTGGGCGAGTCGAGAGGCGGTCGATCTCGACGAACTGCGCGACCGTCCATTGCTGACGCGCGAGCCGGGATCGGCGCTGCACGCGACGGTCGAGCGGTTGCTGGGGAGCGCGACGCTTGCCGGCGACACGGTGATCATGCTCGGTGAAACCGAAGCGATCAAGCGCAGCGTTGAGGTTGGGCTGGGGGTGGCGCTGATCCAGGCGATTGCGGTGCAGCGCGAGGTGGCGCTGGGACGACTGCGCGCGCTGGCGTTGCGCGGCGCCGATGACCGGCGCACCTATGCCTGGGCGCGCCGGGCGCGTCAGTGGCTCTCTCCAGCTGCTGCGGCGCTGGTGGCGTTGCTGGGGGAATAG
- a CDS encoding ATP-binding protein: protein MPPFHTIAIPHDDILRGRLTMEVFAADLGEVARGRGVAEYRDPALFFQKTFVTAGLRTLFDVVQQRLAGQGGDPVIQLQTPFGGGKTHALIALYHKAAEWGARRVVMVGTTMAATDTLWGQIEQQLTGQRVRFTDLVAPGRGEALRALLTAHAPALILVDELLEYVTKAAGTPVGESTLAAQTIAFMQELTELIGAIDRVVLVITLPTSLIEHYDPSAERMFQQLQRVSGRVERIYAPVRDDEITHVIRRRLFAQIKEQEAMQAVDTFMEYATREGLLPAGVEPSEYRARFLASYPFLPDVVDALYQRWGSFSSFQRTRGVLRLLALVIAAHKDRDLPFISLADINLSDAEIRRELLKHIGAEFDSVIAADITAPDAGAVKVSADLGSAYRGLHLGERAATAIFMSSFSGGVEKGATLVDIKRNAATLSSPAAVVAEAVEKLKGRLFYLQYQGDRYFFSNQANLNRLLLTRMENIADREIQETEKALLRQQAGSAPLNVFIWCDRSADIPDTPDLKLIILPDADETRMNELRDTKGEARRVYRNTLFVLTPQESERAQFAVLVRRMLAYQRMQNDASLKLTDEQRREIRENLKRLEGDLGDAVRRLYRQVYLPAREGWKRLDMGLPTHGETRPLSRQVYDHLRSQGEILEKIAPLAIRERFLKDRDTVSTGQLVRAGLVTPGEARVISESAWRESIIEGVQKGLFGLGDMHENRPVCRSYNETPSVSFADSEVLIRDDLCKEQRARKPTETPTYPPASDSSRPIHDGPGTTFKPEPAPPIGEEQRHDAVSAPNRTLTLAFTIPRGRVSGLMGVLHFLQTKYAHMEITLHLRDGALSDQELEEKVMEAFRQMGITLRIDPGATPWE from the coding sequence ATGCCACCGTTCCACACCATCGCCATCCCTCACGACGACATTCTGCGCGGACGCCTGACGATGGAGGTTTTCGCCGCTGACCTGGGCGAGGTCGCTCGCGGGCGCGGCGTCGCCGAGTACCGCGACCCCGCGCTGTTCTTCCAGAAGACATTCGTGACTGCCGGGCTGCGCACCCTGTTCGATGTCGTGCAGCAGCGCCTGGCGGGGCAGGGCGGCGATCCGGTCATCCAGTTGCAGACTCCCTTCGGCGGCGGCAAAACCCATGCGCTGATCGCGCTCTACCACAAGGCAGCCGAATGGGGCGCGCGACGGGTGGTGATGGTGGGCACAACCATGGCGGCGACCGATACGCTCTGGGGACAGATCGAACAGCAACTGACCGGTCAGCGTGTTCGGTTCACCGATCTGGTTGCGCCCGGACGCGGCGAGGCGCTGCGCGCGCTGCTGACTGCCCACGCGCCGGCGCTCATCCTCGTCGACGAACTGCTGGAGTACGTCACCAAAGCGGCCGGCACGCCGGTCGGCGAAAGCACCCTGGCGGCGCAAACCATCGCCTTTATGCAGGAGTTGACCGAACTGATCGGCGCCATTGATCGCGTCGTGCTGGTCATCACCCTGCCCACCAGTCTGATCGAACACTACGATCCGAGCGCCGAGCGCATGTTCCAGCAGTTGCAGCGCGTCTCCGGGCGGGTCGAGCGTATTTACGCACCGGTGCGCGACGACGAGATCACCCACGTCATCCGCCGTCGCCTGTTTGCCCAGATCAAAGAGCAGGAAGCGATGCAGGCGGTTGACACATTTATGGAGTACGCAACCCGTGAAGGATTACTGCCGGCAGGCGTCGAACCGTCCGAATACCGGGCGCGCTTTCTCGCGTCGTACCCCTTCCTGCCGGACGTGGTGGACGCGCTCTACCAGCGTTGGGGCAGTTTTTCCTCCTTCCAGCGCACCCGTGGCGTGTTGCGCCTGCTGGCGCTGGTGATCGCCGCGCACAAAGACCGCGACCTGCCCTTCATCTCCCTGGCGGACATCAACCTGAGCGACGCCGAGATTCGGCGCGAACTGCTCAAACATATCGGAGCGGAGTTTGACAGTGTGATTGCCGCCGACATCACCGCGCCCGATGCCGGCGCCGTCAAAGTCAGCGCCGATCTCGGCTCAGCGTACCGCGGGCTGCATCTGGGCGAACGCGCCGCAACCGCGATCTTCATGTCCTCCTTTTCCGGCGGGGTCGAAAAAGGGGCGACCCTGGTCGACATCAAGCGCAACGCCGCCACCCTCAGCAGCCCGGCAGCCGTGGTCGCCGAAGCGGTCGAGAAACTCAAAGGTCGCCTGTTCTATCTGCAATACCAGGGTGACCGATACTTCTTCTCCAACCAGGCAAACCTCAACCGCCTGCTCCTCACCCGCATGGAGAATATCGCCGACCGCGAGATTCAGGAGACCGAGAAAGCATTGCTGCGCCAGCAGGCAGGCAGCGCCCCCCTGAACGTTTTCATCTGGTGCGACCGATCGGCAGACATTCCCGACACGCCCGACCTGAAACTGATCATCCTGCCCGACGCTGATGAGACGCGCATGAACGAATTGCGCGACACCAAAGGAGAAGCCCGGCGTGTCTACCGCAACACCCTCTTCGTCCTGACGCCGCAGGAGAGCGAACGGGCGCAATTTGCCGTCCTGGTGCGCCGGATGCTGGCATACCAGCGCATGCAGAATGATGCCAGCCTGAAGCTGACCGATGAGCAGCGCCGGGAGATCAGGGAGAACCTGAAGCGTCTGGAGGGCGACCTGGGCGATGCGGTGCGGCGTCTCTACCGGCAGGTCTATCTGCCGGCGCGCGAGGGTTGGAAGCGCCTGGATATGGGCTTACCCACCCACGGCGAGACCCGCCCGCTCAGCCGGCAGGTGTACGATCACCTGCGCAGCCAGGGCGAGATCCTGGAGAAGATCGCGCCGCTGGCAATCCGGGAACGATTTTTGAAAGACCGCGACACAGTTTCAACCGGACAACTCGTCCGCGCCGGTCTGGTGACGCCGGGCGAAGCGCGGGTTATCTCAGAATCCGCGTGGCGTGAGAGTATCATCGAAGGGGTGCAGAAAGGTCTCTTCGGGCTGGGCGACATGCACGAAAACCGGCCGGTGTGCCGCTCCTACAACGAAACGCCATCCGTCAGTTTCGCCGACAGCGAAGTGCTCATCCGCGACGATCTCTGCAAGGAGCAGCGCGCCCGGAAACCGACGGAAACACCAACGTACCCGCCCGCAAGCGATTCTTCGCGCCCCATCCACGACGGACCCGGCACAACGTTTAAGCCAGAACCGGCGCCGCCCATCGGTGAAGAGCAGCGCCACGATGCCGTGAGCGCGCCGAACCGCACCCTCACCCTTGCATTCACCATCCCGCGCGGCAGGGTATCCGGTCTGATGGGTGTGCTGCACTTTCTCCAGACAAAGTATGCGCATATGGAGATCACACTGCACCTGCGCGACGGCGCCCTCAGCGATCAGGAACTGGAAGAGAAGGTGATGGAAGCATTCCGGCAAATGGGGATCACACTACGGATCGACCCCGGCGCGACGCCATGGGAATAA
- a CDS encoding GxxExxY protein — protein MLHEEITQAIIKAFYTVYNTLGHGFLEKVYENALVYELTKAGLAVQQQAPLQVYYDGLLVGEYFADIIVAGCIIVELKVVESLRPEHEAQLLNYLKSTEIEVGLLLNFGPKPSFVRKILTNDRKKVKKK, from the coding sequence ATGCTGCACGAGGAGATCACGCAAGCCATCATCAAAGCCTTTTACACTGTTTACAACACGCTGGGGCACGGTTTCCTGGAGAAGGTCTACGAAAACGCTCTGGTATATGAACTGACTAAAGCAGGGCTTGCTGTGCAGCAACAGGCGCCTCTCCAGGTATACTACGATGGCTTGCTGGTGGGAGAGTACTTCGCCGACATCATCGTAGCGGGCTGCATCATCGTCGAACTGAAAGTCGTGGAGTCCTTGCGCCCTGAACACGAAGCACAACTGCTCAACTACCTCAAATCCACCGAGATTGAAGTTGGTCTGCTACTCAACTTTGGACCAAAACCATCCTTCGTGCGCAAAATTCTTACCAACGACCGGAAAAAGGTGAAGAAGAAATAG
- a CDS encoding DUF1156 domain-containing protein — translation MRDDRRFIEETFPVKAVSQHAAKEKNIRHGHISTLHIWWARRPLAASRATAYAALVPPPADALAWQTQSEFIADLSRWERALDAPLLQRARRAIYAAHAERLSAELGRPVCVDDIEAGRVPPPRILDPFAGGGSYPLEALRLGCDAYANDYNPVAALILKATLEYPQRFGGNGLGKRTRIDTDGTDRHGFKKNIRDHPSDPCQSVVHTDPCQSVVHPESFGQTEMFSRDAPGNPLLAAVKQWGEWVLNEARKELAPFYPSSGAATVVGYIWARTLPCQNPSCGVDIPLMRQFWLAKKDRKQVALCIVKRTQIDTDVGNRTRIHTDVTGEHGLGNRTRIHTDVTDEHGLRNKNIREHPSDPCQSVVHSDSVSESCQSVVNLNRTRMDTDATDEHGSHKNIREHPSDPCKSVVYPNPVAFEIVGDGYAPRPPGFDPEHGTVRGAVVTCPVCGATIDAATTRRLFRAGRAGQRMVAVVTTDTEADGRASGGKTYRLPTADDLDAYRAAEAALHATCERLRTAWGMEPMPDEPLPPQGTLGFRIQGYGLETWGDLFNPRQALALITFADAVRRAHAQMLAQGYPEDFAKAVVTYLGLAVNKLATYSCNLVRWRGDVLSFERAFDRQALPMVWDYGEINPFSGARGEWDVSGICLVLDHLTRIPPLPGRERAQTQTDGTESRGLIRDHPSNPWQSVVAAHPRQSVVHSVTHASATRLPYPDGFFDAVLTDPPYYDNVPYSYLSDFFYVWLKRSIGHLHPDLFTTPLTPKAGEIVAYAHGEGGFEAGKRFFEEQLAAAFREMARVLKPGGIAVVVYAHKSTAGWETVINALLDSGLVVNAAWPLNTEMQTRLRSNESAALASSIYIVARKAARRATGFVNEVRAELRRVMHRKLDRLWAEGVGGADFFIAAIGAGIEVFGAYEQVIDYEGHVIRADRLLDEVRALATDFAVQRILQNGFAAEISPLTRLYLLWRWNYKEAPLPFDEARKLAQSCGLDIAETWSRHGAVRKQKEFVRLLGPHERRLEELDDPRDLVDVLHRALLLWEKGKRADLVQTLVAGGRSEVFYRVAQAISETLPVESREKKLLDGFLAGRERLRAEVEQTAAQMRIDF, via the coding sequence ATGCGCGACGACCGCCGCTTCATCGAAGAAACCTTCCCGGTCAAAGCCGTGAGCCAGCACGCGGCGAAGGAGAAGAATATTCGCCACGGGCACATCAGCACGCTGCACATCTGGTGGGCGCGCCGCCCGCTGGCCGCCTCGCGCGCCACCGCATACGCCGCGCTCGTTCCGCCGCCCGCCGACGCGCTCGCCTGGCAGACGCAGAGCGAGTTCATCGCCGACCTGAGCCGCTGGGAGCGTGCGCTGGACGCCCCGCTGCTGCAACGCGCCCGCCGCGCGATCTACGCCGCCCACGCCGAACGGTTGAGCGCCGAACTGGGGCGTCCCGTCTGTGTGGACGACATCGAAGCCGGGCGCGTCCCGCCGCCGCGCATCCTCGACCCGTTCGCAGGCGGCGGCTCCTATCCGCTCGAAGCCCTGCGCCTGGGATGCGACGCTTACGCCAACGACTATAACCCGGTCGCCGCGCTGATCCTCAAAGCCACCCTGGAGTACCCGCAGCGGTTTGGTGGGAACGGATTGGGGAAGAGAACACGGATCGACACGGATGGGACGGATCGGCACGGATTCAAGAAAAATATCCGTGACCATCCGTCTGATCCGTGCCAATCCGTGGTTCATACCGATCCGTGTCAATCCGTGGTTCATCCCGAAAGCTTCGGGCAGACGGAGATGTTCAGCCGGGATGCGCCGGGCAACCCCCTGCTGGCGGCGGTGAAGCAGTGGGGGGAATGGGTGCTGAACGAGGCGCGCAAAGAACTGGCGCCGTTCTACCCGTCGTCCGGCGCTGCCACCGTCGTCGGCTACATCTGGGCGCGCACGCTCCCCTGCCAGAACCCGTCCTGCGGCGTTGACATCCCGCTCATGCGCCAGTTCTGGCTGGCAAAAAAAGACAGGAAACAAGTTGCGCTTTGTATTGTGAAGAGAACACAGATCGACACGGATGTGGGGAATAGAACACGGATACACACGGATGTAACGGGTGAACACGGATTGGGGAATAGAACACGGATACACACGGATGTAACGGATGAACACGGATTAAGGAATAAAAATATCCGTGAACATCCGTCTGATCCGTGCCAATCCGTGGTTCATTCTGACTCTGTGTCTGAATCGTGCCAATCCGTGGTTAATTTGAATAGAACACGGATGGACACGGATGCGACGGATGAACACGGATCACATAAAAATATCCGTGAACATCCGTCTGATCCGTGTAAATCCGTGGTTTATCCCAACCCGGTCGCGTTTGAGATTGTGGGGGATGGGTACGCGCCCCGGCCCCCCGGTTTCGACCCCGAACACGGCACGGTGAGGGGCGCAGTGGTGACCTGTCCGGTCTGCGGGGCGACGATTGACGCCGCCACGACCCGCCGCCTGTTCCGCGCCGGCAGGGCGGGTCAGCGCATGGTCGCCGTCGTCACCACCGACACGGAGGCGGATGGAAGAGCGTCCGGCGGCAAAACCTACCGCCTGCCGACCGCAGATGATCTGGATGCCTACCGCGCCGCCGAAGCCGCGCTGCACGCGACATGCGAGCGCCTGCGCACCGCCTGGGGGATGGAACCCATGCCGGACGAGCCGCTGCCACCGCAGGGCACCCTGGGTTTTCGTATCCAGGGCTACGGTCTGGAAACCTGGGGCGACCTGTTCAACCCGCGCCAGGCGCTGGCGCTGATCACCTTCGCCGACGCCGTGCGCCGCGCCCACGCGCAGATGCTCGCCCAGGGCTACCCTGAAGACTTTGCAAAGGCGGTGGTGACGTATTTGGGATTAGCCGTGAACAAATTAGCAACTTACTCTTGCAATTTGGTTAGGTGGCGTGGCGATGTTCTGAGTTTTGAACGCGCTTTTGATCGCCAGGCTCTTCCTATGGTTTGGGATTACGGTGAAATAAACCCATTCAGTGGTGCTCGAGGGGAATGGGATGTAAGTGGTATCTGTCTGGTTCTCGACCACCTCACCCGCATTCCTCCCCTGCCGGGCAGGGAGCGCGCGCAGACACAGACGGATGGAACAGAGTCGCGCGGTCTCATCCGTGACCATCCGTCCAATCCGTGGCAATCCGTGGTTGCTGCTCACCCGCGGCAATCCGTGGTTCATTCTGTCACCCATGCCTCCGCCACGCGCCTGCCCTACCCCGACGGCTTCTTCGACGCCGTGCTCACCGACCCGCCCTACTACGACAATGTGCCGTACTCCTACCTCTCCGACTTCTTCTACGTCTGGCTCAAGCGCAGCATCGGGCACCTCCACCCCGACCTGTTCACCACGCCGCTCACGCCCAAGGCGGGCGAGATTGTGGCGTATGCCCACGGCGAGGGAGGCTTCGAGGCGGGCAAACGCTTCTTCGAGGAGCAACTGGCGGCGGCCTTCCGCGAGATGGCGCGAGTGCTGAAACCGGGCGGCATTGCCGTGGTGGTCTACGCCCACAAATCGACCGCCGGATGGGAGACGGTGATCAACGCCCTGCTCGATTCGGGACTGGTCGTCAACGCCGCCTGGCCCCTCAACACCGAGATGCAAACCCGTCTGCGATCGAACGAATCGGCGGCGCTGGCGTCGTCGATCTACATCGTGGCGCGCAAGGCGGCGCGGCGCGCCACCGGCTTCGTCAACGAGGTGCGCGCCGAGTTGCGCCGGGTGATGCACCGCAAACTCGACCGGCTGTGGGCGGAGGGGGTCGGCGGCGCCGATTTCTTCATCGCCGCCATCGGCGCCGGCATCGAGGTCTTCGGCGCTTACGAACAGGTGATCGACTACGAAGGGCATGTGATCCGCGCCGACCGGCTGCTCGACGAGGTGCGCGCGCTGGCGACCGATTTCGCCGTGCAGCGCATTCTGCAGAACGGGTTCGCCGCCGAGATTTCGCCGCTCACCCGCCTCTACCTGCTGTGGCGCTGGAACTACAAAGAGGCGCCCCTCCCCTTCGATGAAGCGCGCAAACTGGCGCAGTCGTGCGGGCTGGACATTGCCGAGACGTGGAGCAGGCACGGCGCGGTGCGCAAGCAGAAGGAGTTCGTGCGCCTGCTGGGACCGCACGAGCGGCGGCTGGAGGAGCTGGACGATCCGCGCGACCTGGTGGACGTGCTGCACCGTGCGCTGCTGCTGTGGGAAAAGGGGAAGCGCGCCGATCTGGTGCAGACACTGGTCGCCGGCGGGCGCAGCGAGGTCTTCTACCGCGTGGCGCAGGCGATCAGCGAGACGCTGCCGGTGGAGAGCCGCGAAAAGAAACTGCTCGACGGCTTCCTCGCCGGGCGCGAGCGCCTGCGCGCCGAGGTCGAACAGACCGCCGCGCAAATGAGAATAGACTTTTAG
- a CDS encoding helicase-related protein, translated as MDSSSITPGSILRGPLWPEPIQVDMVEDMGDYVRIVGATVRSRQHIDQWLSRAELRAIASERGASHFGADPRHFFLAIEACRYRLASLYDPLLAMHTSKVDPLPHQIEAVYGHALKLPRIRFLIADDPGAGKTIMAGLIIKELKLRHLATRILIVAPGHLKDQWRRELKDRFEEDFVVVDRATLGAFYGQNVWARESQVITSIDFAKQEEVLTGLAAVQYDLIIVDEAHKMAAYRYGDNLSKTDRYRLGERLSEICTHLLFLTATPHRGDPENFRLFLDLLEPGFFATSDMLAESIRQHDNPLFIRRVKEDLKDFDGKPLFLPRHVATIEFNLGVESEDEKRLYNDLSRYVNAQYNKALTSEKRRNVAFALVILQRRLASSTYALLRSLERRKRRLEELLQGAPQRQRTADESYDVEELDDLSEEERWRREETWETLSVAENRRELEQEVASLDALIAQARAIVNAAPPVEAKLRHLRAALEQLNQNHPGEKILIFTESRDTLEHLEKNVRLWGYSVCTIHGGMDLASRIQAEKTFKNEAQIMVATEAAGEGINLQFCHLMINYDIPWNPNRLEQRMGRIHRYGQTREVFVFNLVATDTREGRVWQAVFRKLEEIRQALGSDKVFDVLGDLIHGKDLGQLLLEAAAGARNIDDILREIDIRVDPAYLDRIRDQLGESLATRFIDYTRIREMAEKAREQRLIPEYTEAFFRQVIETLQGKLREIGGKSGPFLALESVPAPLRQIADEDAFKKRFGALSRRYPRITFDKTVAMRDAQAELVTFGHPLFEAAMAWVERSLHAALHEGARFTDPDGGMDGTLLFYEGEIRDGKGEIAGRRLFVLFADRQRGTIQPVNPTLLWDLQHGGPPDGAFPSLEALQRDARGVLFRELEAYRAALLEERKRQATIKEKYGLTSLEELIIRLDGDLIRLYERRDRGESVDLAIRNKEDQKRRYEQALDALRNALERERNLTLSTPRFLGAARVVPAPVAAEMFSDPDIERVAMQVALEYERSQGRVPEDVSRDNLGFDIRSRAADGQQRYIEVKGRADAGAVALTRNEWFKAQRFGDEYFLYVVFDAATPQPTLHCIQNPAARLKPEERMDVRYLVSADDIRAHALE; from the coding sequence ATGGATTCGTCGTCCATCACCCCCGGCAGCATTCTTCGAGGTCCGCTCTGGCCCGAGCCGATCCAGGTCGATATGGTCGAAGATATGGGCGACTATGTGCGCATCGTCGGCGCAACGGTGCGCTCGCGCCAGCATATCGACCAGTGGCTGAGCCGCGCCGAACTGCGCGCCATTGCATCGGAACGGGGTGCATCCCATTTCGGCGCCGATCCCCGTCACTTTTTCCTGGCAATTGAAGCCTGTCGCTATCGCCTGGCATCGCTCTATGACCCGCTGCTGGCGATGCACACCTCCAAGGTAGACCCGCTGCCGCATCAGATCGAAGCCGTCTACGGGCATGCGCTCAAACTGCCGCGTATTCGGTTCCTGATCGCCGACGATCCGGGCGCCGGCAAGACGATTATGGCCGGGCTGATCATTAAGGAATTGAAACTGCGCCATCTGGCGACCCGCATCCTGATCGTCGCTCCCGGACACCTCAAAGACCAGTGGCGACGTGAACTGAAGGATCGTTTCGAGGAAGATTTTGTCGTTGTGGATCGCGCTACCCTGGGCGCATTCTACGGTCAGAATGTCTGGGCGCGCGAATCACAGGTGATTACCTCGATAGACTTCGCCAAGCAGGAAGAGGTTCTGACCGGTCTTGCGGCGGTGCAGTACGACCTGATCATCGTCGATGAGGCCCACAAGATGGCGGCGTATCGCTACGGCGACAATCTGAGCAAGACCGACCGCTATCGCCTGGGCGAGCGCCTCTCGGAGATCTGCACGCACCTGCTGTTTCTGACCGCGACGCCGCACCGCGGCGACCCGGAGAACTTCCGCCTGTTCCTCGATCTGCTCGAACCGGGGTTTTTTGCAACATCCGATATGCTGGCCGAGTCGATCCGTCAGCACGACAATCCGCTGTTCATTCGACGGGTGAAGGAGGACTTGAAGGATTTTGACGGCAAGCCGCTCTTTTTGCCGCGCCATGTGGCGACGATCGAGTTTAACCTGGGGGTGGAGAGCGAAGACGAAAAGCGGTTGTACAACGACCTGTCGCGCTATGTGAATGCGCAGTACAATAAAGCGCTCACCAGCGAGAAACGCCGCAACGTCGCCTTTGCGCTGGTCATTCTGCAACGTCGGCTGGCATCCAGCACGTATGCGCTGTTGCGCTCGCTTGAACGGCGCAAGCGTCGGCTGGAGGAACTGCTCCAGGGCGCGCCGCAGCGCCAGCGCACCGCCGACGAAAGCTACGATGTCGAGGAGCTGGACGACCTGAGCGAGGAAGAACGCTGGCGACGGGAGGAGACTTGGGAAACGCTGAGCGTGGCGGAAAACCGGCGTGAACTGGAGCAGGAGGTGGCCAGTCTGGATGCGCTCATCGCTCAGGCGCGCGCCATCGTGAATGCTGCGCCGCCGGTCGAGGCGAAACTGCGCCATCTGCGCGCTGCCCTGGAACAGTTGAACCAGAATCACCCTGGCGAGAAAATCCTGATCTTCACCGAATCGCGCGATACGCTGGAGCACCTGGAGAAAAACGTGCGGCTCTGGGGCTACTCCGTCTGCACCATCCATGGCGGGATGGATCTGGCGTCGCGCATTCAGGCTGAGAAAACCTTCAAGAACGAGGCGCAGATCATGGTGGCGACCGAGGCGGCCGGCGAAGGGATCAATCTCCAGTTCTGTCACCTGATGATCAACTACGATATTCCCTGGAATCCCAACCGCCTGGAACAGCGCATGGGGCGCATTCACCGCTACGGTCAGACGCGCGAAGTCTTCGTGTTCAACCTGGTGGCGACCGACACGCGCGAGGGACGGGTGTGGCAGGCGGTGTTTCGCAAACTGGAAGAGATCCGCCAGGCGCTCGGCAGCGATAAGGTCTTCGATGTGCTGGGCGATCTGATCCACGGGAAAGACCTGGGGCAACTGCTCCTGGAGGCGGCAGCCGGCGCGCGCAACATCGACGACATCCTGCGCGAGATCGATATCCGGGTAGACCCGGCATACCTTGACCGCATCCGCGATCAACTCGGCGAAAGCCTGGCGACCCGCTTCATCGATTACACCCGCATCCGCGAGATGGCGGAAAAGGCGCGTGAGCAACGCCTGATCCCCGAATATACCGAAGCGTTCTTCCGCCAGGTGATCGAGACGTTGCAGGGAAAACTCAGGGAGATCGGCGGGAAGTCCGGTCCGTTTCTCGCGCTGGAGAGCGTGCCGGCGCCGCTGCGCCAGATCGCCGACGAAGATGCCTTCAAAAAACGGTTCGGCGCGTTATCCCGCCGCTACCCGCGCATCACGTTCGATAAAACCGTCGCCATGCGCGACGCACAGGCGGAGCTGGTGACGTTCGGTCATCCGCTCTTCGAGGCGGCGATGGCATGGGTTGAGCGGTCGCTGCATGCGGCGCTGCACGAAGGCGCGCGGTTCACCGACCCCGACGGCGGTATGGATGGAACGTTGCTCTTCTACGAGGGGGAAATCCGCGATGGCAAGGGCGAGATTGCCGGCAGGCGACTGTTCGTGCTGTTCGCCGACCGGCAACGCGGAACGATCCAGCCGGTCAACCCGACGCTGCTGTGGGACCTGCAGCACGGCGGACCGCCCGACGGCGCGTTCCCCTCGCTCGAGGCGTTGCAGCGCGATGCCCGTGGCGTGCTGTTCCGCGAACTGGAAGCGTATCGCGCCGCACTGCTGGAAGAACGCAAACGTCAGGCGACGATCAAGGAAAAGTATGGGCTGACGTCGCTGGAGGAACTCATCATCAGACTGGACGGCGACCTGATCCGGCTCTATGAGCGCCGTGACCGGGGCGAGTCGGTAGACCTGGCGATTCGCAATAAGGAAGACCAGAAGCGACGGTATGAGCAGGCGCTGGATGCGCTGCGGAACGCACTGGAGCGCGAACGCAACCTGACCCTCTCCACGCCGCGTTTTCTGGGCGCGGCGAGGGTTGTGCCGGCGCCCGTCGCTGCGGAGATGTTCTCCGACCCGGACATCGAGCGGGTTGCGATGCAGGTGGCGCTGGAGTATGAACGGAGTCAGGGGCGCGTTCCTGAAGACGTTTCGCGCGACAATCTGGGCTTCGATATTCGTTCGCGCGCGGCTGACGGGCAGCAGCGCTATATCGAGGTCAAAGGGCGCGCCGATGCTGGCGCAGTGGCGTTGACCCGCAACGAGTGGTTCAAGGCGCAACGCTTCGGTGACGAGTATTTTCTGTATGTCGTGTTCGACGCCGCCACGCCCCAACCGACGTTGCACTGCATCCAGAACCCGGCAGCGCGCCTGAAACCAGAGGAGCGCATGGACGTTCGTTACCTGGTCTCAGCCGATGACATTCGCGCACATGCTTTAGAATAG